One genomic window of Elaeis guineensis isolate ETL-2024a chromosome 2, EG11, whole genome shotgun sequence includes the following:
- the LOC105052738 gene encoding LOW QUALITY PROTEIN: probable disease resistance protein At4g27220 (The sequence of the model RefSeq protein was modified relative to this genomic sequence to represent the inferred CDS: substituted 1 base at 1 genomic stop codon) produces the protein MEFVSSFLSSITTEIAKCAWPHLKTQVAYCACSKKKVEELRNRMQKLQPLKNDVARRVDEARLKDEVIDDVVSAWLENVIDMENNTRRMEAEFEQNKRCCKGCCPDRSWRYRLGKEAAKKAVEAERLLQEGNFSGVSRPPPPPSFESIPAGDFIGFTSTREAMKKVFDALEDEKTWSYHKDQTCTVKIQHALAVRLGITLPEDVNLAAAALASRIKKEKKILILLDDVWDRLELKKDVGIPFGEDHKGCKILITTRKAQVCGTMECDTAVPVDVLSDEDSWVLFKSKAGEVIEDPDLEPLTREVVKECAGLPLAIVVVGRALRGRGKKSVWEGALLQLKRAIAKNLEDVEDQLFKCLELSHNYMKDEETKLLFLFCCLFREDYEISEDEIARYTVGEGFLKDVDELEVARARVHLMVEDLIASCLLLKTDEDRVVKMHDVVRDVAVDIASKREDRFFVKAGLGTRDWPEENLEECQRLSLMNNDISKLPDQPNCPKVRTLLLNANRSIRSLPNDFFKGMVSLTVLDLRYTNIESLPSSLSCLTKLGTLLLDGRTKLRDISPIGHLHKLKILSLRWCHFDVWPEEISALVNLRLLDLSYCTSPEIRPNIIRKLCRLEELXLIRCTINEALLVEIASLDSLVCLQVYVKGECFSQEVIPPGGFKNLDKFAFQTGDHIFTDRYQRKFYLSGDRNFANWTKELLRKAEDLALEECRWEFASLAPLDKSNGFISLKELTLEYCHHLECLLDTQKGASLVAFVNLEDLYLWYLDNMNMICKGPLPALSFGKLKTLNIDSCNKLVDIMPCDFLRRVHGCLQDVTVRKCENPRVLFNFEGLQSESVVLPNLKKLYLSQLQNLSSIWSGAVPPGSLKNLVSIKVYECDELASIFSRQLDLSPSKFLPPQTFRNLREISIESCSSFRYLFSASIANELQSLERLVLEDNDNVETVIAKEDGVILKNDVFPFLKDLWLINLLMLKSFHQEEPADLSIDFPSLKYIRLGSCPHLRRLPFGLESAPRLRTVHVARDEDVKWFQSLEWKDARIPSRFDFEKKEYL, from the exons ATGGAGTTTGTGTCTTCGTTTTTGTCCTCAATAACAACTGAGATCGCGAAATGTGCATGGCCGCATCTCAAGACTCAGGTGGCCTACTGTGCATGTTCCAAAAAGAAAGTGGAGGAACTCAGGAATCGTATGCAAAAATTGCAACCGCTAAAGAATGACGTGGCAAGACGAGTGGATGAAGCACGTTTAAAAGATGAAGTGATCGATGATGTAGTGAGTGCATGGTTAGAAAATGTAATTGACATGGAGAACAACACGCGTCGAATGGAAGCCGAATTTGAACAGAACAAGAGATGCTGTAAAGGCTGCTGCCCTGATCGGTCTTGGCGCTATAGGCTGGGCAAGGAGGCTGCAAAGAAAGCAGTTGAAGCTGAGAGGCTCCTGCAAGAAGGAAATTTTAGCGGTGTGTCTCGGCCTCCACCACCACCAAGTTTTGAATCTATACCAGCGGGAGATTTCATCGGCTTCACCTCGACGAGAGAAGCCATGAAAAAGGTGTTTGATGCACTGGAAGATGAAAAGAC GTGGTCGTATCACAAAGACCAGACATGCACAGTGAAAATTCAACACGCTCTAGCGGTGAGATTGGGCATAACACTTCCGGAGGATGTTAACCTAGCAGCTGCAGCACTTGCTTCCAGgataaagaaggagaagaagattctAATATTGCTTGATGATGTCTGGGATAGGTTAGAGTTGAAAAAAGATGTCGGGATCCCATTTGGAGAAGACCACAAAGGTTGCAAAATTTTAATCACCACCCGGAAAGCTCAAGTTTGCGGAACGATGGAGTGCGACACTGCAGTCCCTGTTGATGTCTTGTCGGATGAGGATTCATGGGTTCTATTCAAAAGCAAAGCCGGGGAAGTCATCGAGGATCCTGATTTGGAACCATTGACAAGAGAGGTCGTTAAGGAATGTGCAGGCTTGCCACTTGCAATTGTTGTGGTTGGAAGGGCACTGCGAGGGCGCGGCAAGAAAAGCGTGTGGGAAGGTGCCTTGCTGCAACTGAAGCGAGCTATTGCTAAGAACCTTGAAGATGTAGAGGACCAATTGTTCAAGTGCCTGGAACTGAGTCATAATTATATGAAAGACGAGGAGACTAAATTATTGTTTTTGTTCTGTTGCTTATTTCGTGAAGACTACGAAATAAGCGAGGACGAGATCGCAAGGTATACTGTCGGTGAGGGATTCTTGAAGGATGTCGACGAATTGGAGGTTGCCCGAGCAAGAGTGCATCTAATGGTGGAGGATCTTATAGCTTCTTGCTTGTTATTAAAAACCGACGAAGACCGGGTTGTAAAGATGCATGATGTTGTTCGAGATGTCGCTGTAGATATTGCATCGAAACGTGAGGACCGTTTCTTCGTGAAAGCTGGGCTAGGAACCAGAGATTGGCCAGAGGAAAATTTGGAAGAATGTCAGAGATTATCACTGATGAATAATGACATAAGCAAACTTCCAGATCAGCCAAACTGCCCCAAGGTACGTACACTGTTACTGAATGCCAATCGATCAATACGTAGCTTGCCGAATGACTTCTTTAAGGGGATGGTATCACTTACTGTTTTAGATTTGAGATACACCAATATTGAGTCATtaccttcatcactttcatgcTTGACGAAGTTGGGGACACTTCTCTTGGATGGACGCACAAAATTACGTGACATCTCACCGATCGGACACTTGCATAAACTTAAGATACTTAGCTTGCGGTGGTGTCATTTTGATGTATGGCCGGAAGAGATAAGTGCTTTGGTCAATTTGAGGCTCTTGGATCTGTCATACTGCACCTCTCCTGAAATACGGCCCAATATCATACGCAAGCTATGTCGGTTGGAAGAACTGTAATTGATACGTTGCACAATAAACGAAGCTTTGCTAGTTGAAATTGCTTCTTTAGATAGCCTGGTCTGTTTACAAGTTTATGTGAAGGGTGAATGTTTTTCCCAGGAGGTGATTCCTCCTGGTGGTTTCAAAAACTTAGACAAATTCGCCTTTCAAACTGGAGACCATATATTCACTGATAGATATCAGAGGAAATTTTATCTCAGCGGAGACCGTAACTTTGCAAATTGGACCAAGGAATTGCTGAGGAAAGCAGAGGACCTTGCACTTGAGGAATGCAGGTGGGAATTCGCGAGTTTGGCACCACTAGACAAAAGCAATGGTTTCATAAGTCTGAAGGAACTCACGCTTGAATACTGTCATCACTTGGAATGTCTCCTTGACACACAAAAGGGGGCTTCGCTAGTTGCCTTTGTTAACTTGGAAGATTTATACCTTTGGTACTTGGATAACATGAATATGATCTGCAAAGGGCCGCTTCCAGCTCTTTCATTTGGAAAATTGAAAACGCTAAATATAGACAGTTGCAACAAATTGGTCGATATAATGCCATGTGACTTTCTGCGAAGAGTGCATGGCTGTTTACAAGATGTTACTGTGCGAAAATGTGAGAATCCACGTGTATTGTTCAACTTCGAAGGACTCCAGAGCGAAAGTGTAGTGCTGCCAAATCTGAAGAAACTATATCTTTCTCAATTGCAAAATCTAAGCAGCATATGGAGTGGAGCAGTACCGCCTGGCAGTCTGAAGAACCTGGTTTCGATAAAAGTCTATGAATGTGATGAACTTGCATCTATTTTCTCGCGACAGTTGGATTTAAGTCCCTCAAAATTCCTACCTCCACAAACCTTTAGAAACTTGAGGGAGATAAGCATAGAGAGCTGCAGCAGCTTTAGGTATCTCTTCTCAGCAAGCATAGCCAATGAACTCCAAAGTTTAGAAAGATTGGTGCTGGAAGATAATGATAACGTGGAGACAGTAATTGCAAAGGAGGATGGTGTTATACTAAAAAATGATGTGTTTCCCTTTCTCAAGGATCTATGGCTCATAAACTTGCTGATGCTGAAAAGCTTTCACCAAGAGGAGCCAGCAGATTTATCTATTGATTTTCCTTCACTAAAATACATCAGGTTGGGGAGCTGTCCACATCTGAGAAGGCTTCCATTTGGCCTAGAAAGTGCACCAAGGCTGAGGACAGTTCATGTTGCAAGAGATGAAGATGTGAAATGGTTCCAGAGCTTGGAATGGAAAGATGCGCGCATCCCTTCACGCTTTGATTTCGA